Below is a window of Cytobacillus firmus DNA.
GCCTTTTGCATTCTCTCTTTTACCCGGTCATTAGGATATTTGAATAAGCTGAACAGCTTGTCTTCATCCAAATCAAGCAAAATAGAGCCATGCTGAAGGATTACACCTTTTTGTCTTGTTTGTGCACTCCCTGCTACTTTACGGCCTTCTACAACAAGTTCATACCAGCTTGGGGCATCAAAACAAACAGCAGATCTTGGATTTTTTAGAGAGTCCCTTTCTTCAGCCGTCTTTGGTACAGCAAAATAAGCTTCCATCCCCAGAGCGTGAAAACCTTTTAGAATTCCTTCAGAAATGACTCTGTATGCTTCAGTTACTGTACTTGGCATATCCGGATGGGCTTCAGGAACGATAACACTGTATGTGAGTTCATGTTCGTGCAGCACCCCTCTTCCGCCTGTTGGTCTGCGGACAAATCCCAGGCCATGCTGCTTCACTGCTTCCATATCTATTTCTTTTTCAACCTTTTGGAAGTATCCAATTGAAAGAGTTGCGGGATTCCAGCCGTAAAACCGGATTACAGGTGGCATCTTCCCCTCACTGTTCCAATCAAGCAAGGCTTCATCCAAAGCCATATTAAAAGAAGGCGAACCTTCTCCTGAATCGATAAACCGCCAAACTTCTTTAGTCATATGTAACCCTCATTTTCAATTTCTTTAACTGGTCATTTGCGGTTATTAGTCTAACAAAATTCCAATGAAATTTAAAGCAAGTTGAATTTCCAGAACAAATTTACCTGATTTCCTTTACTCCAATCAGCAAAGACTTATATAATATTAGTTGGCTTACCTATGCGTGAAAGGAGAAAGACATATTGGAAACACTTTATTTCATTCTTATCATTTTGGGTGCAATCATTACCTATTCTGTCATAACATGGTTTTATCAGCGCCGAATTGTTAAAACGCTTACTGAAGACCAGTTTAGAGAAGGCTATAGAAAAGCCCAGTTAATCGATGTTCGCGAACCAAATGAATTTGAAAACGGCCATATTTTAGGTGCACGCAATATACCGCTTTCACAAATGAAAATGCGCATGAAAGAATTGCGTCCGGACAAGCCAGTCTACTTATATTGCCAGAGCGGCATGAGAAGTGCGAGAGCTGCCCAGTTTTTGCACCGTAAAGGCTATAAAGACCTTTCACACCTGCAGGGCGGGTTTAAAAAATGGTCCGGAAAAGTGAAGGCGAAAAAATAATAGTGTTATTTGAAAAGGCCCCGTCAGTTTGACGGGGCCTCTTGTTTATTATTGTTTTTGGTAACGAAGAACCGGCTTTCTTGCAGCCATGGTTTCATCCAGACGGCCAATCACTGTTGTATGAGGTGCTTCCTGAACAATCTCAGGGTTTTCCTCAGCTTCTTTTGCAATTTGAATCATCGCGTCAACAAAAGCGTCCAGGGTTTCTTTGGATTCTGTTTCTGTCGGCTCAATCATGATGCACTCTTCCACGTTAAGAGGGAAGTAGATGGTTGGCGGATGATAGCCAAAGTCAAGAAGGCGCTTGGCAATATCCAAAGTACGCACGCCAAGCTTCTTCTGGCGCTTGCCGCTTAAAACGAATTCATGCTTGCAATGTCTGTCAAATGGCAGGTCAAAGAATGGCTCAAGCCTTCTCATCATATAGTTTGCGTTTAGTACCGCATTTTCCGTAACTGCCTTCAGGCCATCCGGCCCCATAGTACGGATATAAGTATAAGCCCGGACATTGATGCCGAAGTTTCCATAATACGGCTTCACGCGGCCGATTGATTGCGGGCGGTCATAATCAAATTCATACTGGTCACCATTCTTAACTAAAACAGGCTTCGGAAGGTATGGGATCAGATCCGCTTTTACGCCGACAGGGCCAGATCCCGGTCCGCCGCCCCCATGCGGTCCTGTAAATGTTTTATGAAGATTAAGGTGAACAACATCAAATCCCATGTCTCCAGGGCGTGCCTTTGAAAGTACAGCATTCAGGTTAGCTCCATCATAGTAAAGCTTTCCGCCGGCACTGTGAACAATCTCTGCCATTTCAAGAATGTTTTCTTCAAACAACCCTAATGTGTTCGGGTTAGTCAGCATAAGAGCAGCAGTATCCTCGCCAACCACTCTTCTCAGGTCCTCTAAATCCACCAACCCATTTTCATCCGATTTAACCGTTACTGTTTCAAAGCCTGCAACTGTTGCGGATGCCGGATTTGTTCCGTGGGCAGAGTCAGGAACGACAACTTTAGTGCGTTTGGTATCGCCATTCGCTTCATGATAAGAACGGATCATCATTAATCCAGTCCATTCTCCGTGCGCTCCTGCAGCCGGCTGAAGTGTAACTTCATCCATTCCTGTAATCTCAATCAGGTGCTCCTGCAGATCATACATTAATTCCAGCGCACCCTGAACAGAGCTTTCATCCTGCAGCGGGTGTAAGTGGGCAAAACCGTTGAAGCGCGCTACATTCTCATTGATTTTAGGATTATATTTCATTGTGCAGGATCCAAGTGGATAAAATCCCGAATCAACACCATGATTTCGTTTGGAAAGTGCAGTATAGTGGCGCATGATATCAAGTTCTGACACTTCCGGCAGCTCAGGCTCTTCTTCTCGCAGATAGCCCTCAGGAAGAAGCTCGCCCAGGTCAATTTCCGGAATATCCATCTCCGGCAGGCTGTAGCCGATACGGCCTTCTGTGCTTAATTCAAAGATGAGTGGCTGATCTTCCTTATGCATGGTAATCCCCCATTTCTTTAACGAATGCATCGATTTCTTCCTTCGTTCTCAATTCCGTTACAGCAACAAGCATATGATTTTTCAGGTCAGTATAATCTCTGCCCAAATCGTAACCGCCAATAATATCCTTTTCAAGGAGCTTTTGATTTACTTCCTTAACAGGCTTATTCAGTTTGATGACGAATTCATTAAATGAAGGGCCTTCGAATGGGACTTCAAAGCCGGCGGCCTTGAATTGCTGTTTTGCATAATGGGCTTTTTGCATATTGGCAGCAGCCATTTCCTTTACGCCCTTCTTGCCGAGAGCAGTCATCGCTACAGATGCCGCCAGTGCGTTGAGTGCCTGATTGGAACAGATATTGGATGTTGCCTTATCACGGCGTATATGCTGTTCACGCGCCTGAAGGGTAAGCACGAAACCGCGGCGTCCCTGATCGTCTACCGTTTGTCCAACAAGACGTCCCGGCACTTTTCTCATCAGCTTGGATGTTACAGCAAAATATCCGCAATGAGGGCCTCCAAAAGCAGTAGGAATACCAAAAACCTGAGCATCTCCTGCTACGATGTCTGCTCCGAATTTCCCTGGAGGAGTAAGCGCGCCAAGAGCAAGCGGGTTGCTTGAAACAACAAACATGGACTTGTGGGCATGAATAATTTCCTCAAGCTCTTTTAAAGGCTCGACTCTCCCAAAAAAGTTAGGGTACTGTACAATCACAGCTGCGATGTCATCGCCAATCATTTCATTTAGGGCTTCAAGGTCAGTGGTGCCATCTTTATGAGGAATCTCAATCACTTCAATATACTGGCCCTTTGCGTATGTTTTGACTACTTCCTTCGATTCAGGGTGAACTGCGCTTGAGATTAATATTTTCTTCCGGCGTGTGCTGCCTGCGCTTAGCATGGCTGCTTCAGCAAGAGCAGTTCCGCCATCATACATGGATGAGTTGGCAACATCCATTCCTGTTAATTCACAGATCATGGTCTGAAATTCGAAAATTGCCTGCAGCTCTCCCTGGGAAATTTCCGGCTGGTAAGGAGTATAGGCAGTATAAAACTCTGAACGGGATAAAACATGATCGACAATGACCGGCATGTAATGATCATAAACTCCCGCACCAAGGAAAGATGTATTTGTGCGAAGATCAGCATTTTTTTGAGCCATTTTAGTAAGCTCTTTCAGTAAGGCTGTCTCTGATTTCGCCGGCTTGATTTTATATTCGCCCTTAAATCTTACACTCTCGGGAATATCACTGAATAATTCTTCCACAGAACTGACGCCGATTTTCTCAAGCATTGCTTTCTGGTCAGACTCTGTCATCGGTAAATAGCGATGTTTCATCATTTTCTCCCCCCGGTTAGTTCTTTTCTCTTTTGTAAAAAGGTGTTGCTTCAATCTTAGCCTTCAGCCGTTTGCCGCGAATCTCCACTTCCAATTCAGTTCCAAGCTCCGCATGCTCTTTCTTGATAAGAACAAGGCCGATGTTCTTTTTCAATGTCGGAGATTGAGTGCCTGTTGTCACTTCCCCGATCAGCTCTTCTCCCTTATATACAGGATATCCATGGCGCGGAATACCGCGGTCAATCATTTCAATTCCGGCCAGCTTGCGCGGCACTCCGTTTTCTTTTTGGTTCTTAAGCACTTCTTTTCCGATAAAATCCGCTTCTTTATTCACCTTAACAGCAAAGCCGATTCCTGCCTCAAGCGGCGTGATATCAGGTGAGAGCTCCTGGCCATATAGTGCCAGATTGGCTTCGAAGCGAAGGGTATCCCTTGCGCCAAGTCCGCATGGGAGAACGCCTTCTTCTTTGCCTGCTTCAAGAATTTCATTCCATAATGCGGCTGCATCCTTGGCATCACAGTAAACTTCAAATCCGTCTTCTCCTGTATATCCAGTTCTGGATACAAGGGCTTTCTTGCCTTTCAAATCAACATCCTGCTGGAATTTAAAAAATCCGATATCCGACAGATTCGTGCCAGCAAGCTTTTGGAGCACTTTTTCTGCAAGCGGCCCCTGAATCGCCAGCTGTGCCATATCTTCTGAAAGGTTTTTCAATTCCACATTGCCTTCAGCATGGTCCTGCAGCCAGTTGAAATCCTTTTCGATATTGGAAGCATTTACAACCAGCAAATAGTGGTCATCCTCTATTTTATAGACAAGTAAATCATCAACAGTTCCGCCATTTTCATAGCACATGGCCGTATATTGAGCACCTGAGTTCTTTAGTTTGGAAATATCGTTCGTCATCATTTTTTGAAGGTATTTAAGACTGTCCGTCCCCTTCACTTCGATTTCACCCATATGGGATACATCAAAAAGGCCTGCTTTTGTACGGACTGCTTCATGTTCTTCTTTAATGCTTGAAAATTGAACAGGAAGGTCCCAGCCGCCGAAGTCGATGGTTTTTGCTCCGTAATCCTTGTACACCTCAAATAAAGGCGTGCGTTTTAACTGTGACATTTACTCGTCCCCCTTAAATCTCTTGAAATTTGTTTTAGGAACATAAAAAAGGACAGAATATCCCCTCAATTATGAGAAGATCTCTGTCCTTGCACCTGAAAGTTTACCGAAACCGGCTGTCCCCTTGGGTGGCTTATTAAAAAGCACTCTCCAGAGCTGCGTCAAACAAGAGTTCTTTTGCCTGAGAGATTCACAGATTTTGCTTGCTCCTTCGGCGCTACTAATGTAGTCTCTCCCCTTGTTGTCATTCGCATTTATAAAATTTTCCAAGATGGTCATACTTATACCAAACAGAAAAAATTAAGCATCCATTACTTCGGTTCACTAAATGTAATGTGTTAACTTTCAAAACTTTCAAAGCTATTAACATCGTACCACCTAAACAAGGTTTGGGCAATATCTTTATATAGATAAAAGGAGCTGTTTTTATGACAGTGCAAATTGGCTTTGATTCTGCCTGGCAGGATGAATTCTTAAAAAGGATTGATGACGACGGCCCATGGGGAAACTGGGAACTTTATAAACTGGCTGTTGAGGTTGAGAACCATACAACTATTCCTGAATTTGAAGGCTTGCAGGCTCCGAAGCATCTTCCGAACCTTACTCCTCTTCCCCATCAGCTGGAAGTGGCCAAGCAGGTAGTCGAAAGCATGAACGGCAAGGCGATCCTGGCTGATGAGGTCGGTCTTGGAAAAACGATTGAAGCTGGACTGATATTAAAGGAATATATGATCAGGGGACTCGTAAAAAAAGTCCTAATACTCGTTCCAGCTTCCCTCGTTTCCCAGTGGGCCATAGAGCTGAACAGCAAATTTTTTATTCCGGCTGTGGCGCAGCGGAAAAGCTATGTATGGGAACAATGCGACGTTGTGGTATCATCCATCGATACAGCCAAACGCAATCCTCATCGGGACATTATTTACAGCCTTGATTATGACCTGATCATTATAGACGAAGCTCACAAGCTAAAAAATAATAAAACGAGAAACTATGAATTTGTACAAAACCTTAAAAAGAAGTTTTGCCTCCTATTAACAGCAACACCTATTCAAAATCGAATCAGTGAGATTTTCAATCTTGTGTCTCTGCTTAAACCCGGACATCTTGGTAATGAATCAGCTTTTTATGAGAATTATAAAAAAGACTCACGATCTTTAAACGATGATGCACATCTAAAGGAACTCGTAAACAAAGTCATGATCCGCAACCGCAGGGCAGATACCGGGATTGAATGGACCAAACGGCATGTGGAAACCATACCGATTGAATTTTCGCAGGCCGAGCGTGAGCTCTATGAAGCTGTAACAGAGCTGCGGAGTGAAGAAAATTGGGTGGGTTCCAGCCAGTTTTCAGTAATGACCCTGCAAAGAGAGGCATGCTCAAGCAGAGAAGCTGTCTATTTTACGCTTCAGAATATGCTGAAAAGACAGGAGCAGCCTTCAATAGCTTTCCAGGAGCAAATACAATACCTTATTAAAAAGGTTGAAGCGGTCCAGCAAAACTCAAAAGCTCAAAAGGCACTGGAATTAATACAGAAAATAAATGACAAGGTCATAATCTTTACTGAATACAGGGCAACGCAAATGTACCTGCAGTGGTTTTTAAAGCAATATGGGATCACATCGGTTCCGTTCAGGGGTGGATTTAAAAGAGGCAAAAAGGACTGGATGAGGGAGCTTTTCCAAAAGAATGCTCAAGTCCTGATTGCAACAGAAGCGGGAGGAGAAGGAATAAACCTGCAGTTCTGCAATCATATCATTAATTTTGATCTCCCCTGGAACCCAATGCGGCTCGAACAAAGGATTGGGCGCATCCATCGTCTCGGACAGGAAAAGGATGTCATGATTTATAATTTCGCCACAAAAGAAACAGTCGAAGAACACATAATGAAGCTTCTATATGAGAAAATACATCTCTTTGAAAAAGTCATCGGTGATTTAGACGACATTTTAACAAAGCTTGAATTCGGCAGTATTGACGATCATCTTGTTGATATTTTCGGAAAATCGGCTTCAGAAGGTGAAATGAGAATTAAAATGGAGAACTTGACGAGCATGATTCAATTCGCAGAGGATCTGAAAGAAGGTGAACTGAATGCAGCAACAGGAAATTCATAAATTCCTTGAAAGGTATTTTCACGCAAATGGGTGTGAAATAATTGATAGAGGTCCGGGGTATATGACCGTACAGCTGACGATTGATTTGGATAAGGAGTTAATGAATCGTCCCTTTTATTGGCACTATCTCGAAAAAACAGGCGGAATTCCTAACCCGATGCAGCTGACGCTTATTACAAACCAGCAGCTGGCCCCTTCGCATATTAAGGGGGAAGTCATTCATTTTGGCTCCCCAAGGCTTCACCAGATTTTTGATTCGGCCAGGAATCTGGCCGGCTATATCCGATTATATGAAAATCACCGGCAGGCACCCGGAAAGCAGGTGCCGCTAAGACCATGGCTGGGAATGAACATTCGCGTATCCTATCAATGCGACCGAAAACGGGATGTCTTCAAATCCATCGGCCTCCAATTGATAAATGGCCAGATGGTCGAAAGTTTTCATGACAGATTGCTTGGCATGAGCCTTACGCCCAAAATCCCCGACTACTCGTTCACACTGTCTCCGCTTATTATGCCGGGAAGCGGAGTATACAGGGTAGCAAATTTTATTAAAGCCGAAATTGAACAAGAAGATCATATATGGGCTGATGAGGCCCGTAAGCGCTGGCAAAAAGATCTCAGCCTTCTTGAACATTTTTATGAGGAGGCAGAAGAAAAGGGCGAAAGTTATGAAAACGAAAAAACAGCCTTACAGGAGCAATATGAACCAAAGGTTAATATCTCCATCATAAATGGCGGTCTCTTTTATCTGACAGACAGCGCAGTCTAAAAATGCAAAAAACCGGCAATTTAGCCGGTTTTTTGCATAAAAGCTATTTATGTTTCTTTTTTCTCATGCCCAAGTAAAACAGATAAGAAAACATTCCAAACCATCTGAATAAAAACGGCTCTTTCATATCCTTTTTTTCAATACGATGCCGTTTTCGCTCATCTTTTGGCTGATCAATATATTTTACTACTGTCTGTGTAAGATACTTTACATAATCATTGGATTTCATGTTCATACCTGCCTTTTTCCGTACAGAATCGCAAGAGCTGCCTGCTATTTATCATTTACAAGTATGTCCAACGGGTTTTCACTCTAAACAATCGATTATTTCTTGTATAATTTCTGCTTTATCTTTATTAGTTGTATCAATGATCACATGGGCGGTTTCTATATAGAGCGGCATCCTTTTTTCATAAAGTTCGTGGATCAGCCTTTTTTTATCGCCTTTCAGCAGCGGTCGTGAATGATCCTTCTCAATCCGTTTGAAGATTTCTTCAGGAGAAGCATAAAGGAAGAAAACAATTCCTGTTTCTCTAAGCCTTTTTCTGTTTTCAGGATTTATTACAATGCCGCCGCCAGTGGTTATAACTCCCGCTCTGCCATCCATTTCAATTAATATAAGTGATTCAAGGCTTCTGAAGTATCCCTCTCCATGCTGAGCGAAAATATCATTAATATTTTTATTCTCGCGCTTCACTATTTCTTCATCTGTATCAATTACTTCCTGATTTAAGCAGGCTGCCAGCTCTTTTCCTATCGTAGTTTTGCCGGAACCCATGAATCCGATTAAATAAATTGGCTTCATTTTTATCCCCACTCAGTTTTTTTCAATCCATTTTATCATTTTTTGCAGGTCTGTGTCATAGTAAGCATAACCGGAAATTTCTTTATCAGATCCAATTTTTGTTTTGAAGGTAATCTGGATTAAGCTTGTTGCCACTGGAGAAATCTCATAGGAAACTGATCCTTTTTTAAACGAATAAACGCCTGATTCTTCCGGTTCTGCATTTTCACTCAGCATTTTTTCTGTTTTTTTAAAGGAACTCAGCAGGTAGTATTCCTGCATTAGGACGGTTTCCGCCTGATTCACAATCCTTTTCTCGGAAATAAACTGGTCTAATTGAATTGTAAGAAGAAAGAGTGCAGCCAGAATAATTGTTAAAGTAAGAGGATAAGAAAATCCTTCCTGATTACGGTACATCAATTTCCTCCATATCCATTAAGTAATAAAGAAACGCGGAATGCTTCTGATCAAAATGATCCGAAACATTTATTTCAACCCCGCCATTGACAGACGTAAAGGTAATGGCATTTAGTTTTTGAAGGACAATCTCATGGCCCTTCATATCCACTCTCCTCCGCAAGTTAGATCCATATTTTTCATAAAGCACACTTTTCCCGTCTATAGTCAAAACAATTGATCCAGCTGTTATATTTGCAGCATCAGCAAGCCTGATTTCTTTTTTCAGCTGGTTGATAAATACATGCCATTCAAGTCTTTGTGTCCTAGCTTCCATTTTCCAGTCCTGAAAAAGGAAATTTAAGCCCACCGTCAAAAAGGAAACAATCAATAAAAATATTGAAAATGAAAACAGCATTTCAAGCATGGTAAACCCCTTATTACTTAAATACCTCACACTTTTCCTTTGTGTTATCCCGTACATTTTCATACCTTATGCAAACCTCCATAAATCCTTGGTTTTCCTTAAGGAATATTTGATAGACTGTCTGATTTTTTTTTATGGTCTTCCCCTCAGGAAAACTCCCCTCCGATGCAGCCTCCATAAGGCTTTCATAAAGCAGCTGGGTGCTTTCATATTCCTGTTTTACCTCTTCAGAATGCACAAGTGCCTTTATGACGAGGGGAAATATTATTCCCGCTGCAAGCAGCATCCCTGATAAAGACAGCAGGAGCTCAGCCAGAAAAAAACCTTCATTCCTTCTCCACATTAAATCGTCCTCTTCCGATAAAAAATGTTAGTTTGTATTGCTCCCTGTCTGCTTTAATATAGAAGCTTCCAAATTTATTTGTAATTCCGCCAGGTCCATATTGAAAATAAAATGGCATTGTTCCCGGCTTAATCTCAATGATTCCTGAATATTCTCTGCTAAAGATAGGATCAGCCGCAAGCTTTTCCTTAGCGAAATACCTATTCTCCTCTGGAATGATCTGAATAGCTACATCTGTCTGGTGGGTTATGGCATAGTTTTGGGCATAAAGGAGGTCAGATTTTAATTGGGAAAAGAACATTATCTTTTCAAGATAGAAAATATGCGGTTTTAGAAGCAGGGCTGTAACCGAGGCAATAATAAGGAAAATACTGAGAACGAATAGCGACTCTATCAATGTAAAGCCTGCTTTGTTTTTCATCATGACTCTTCAGATTCAACCTTCCCATCTGCAGAAATTGTAATGGCTTTTCCATTTGGGCAAGTCGTGTTATTTTCATTTAGATAATCGTCATCCACTAAATCCTGTATATTCGAAGGAAGTGCTTTTTTATCGATTTCATATGCCTGAACCTGCGCCTGCACCATTTTAACAAACGCATCGCATCCCTTGCTGTTTATTTTTGAATTGTGTTTTGTTACATTGGGAATGGTGATGATTAAGAGCACTGAAATCACCAATAAAACAATCATCATTTCAATAAGCGTGAATCCTCTGTTATTGTTTAACATACGCCATTTCATTAAAATCCCTCCAGTAAATGAAACATAGGCAGCAAAACTGCCAAATACATCGAAACTATTAAAAAACCGATAAACATATATAAAACGGGCTGAAAGATCTTAAGAAGTTTTTCTGTTTTTTCCTCTATTTTGTGCAGACAATGCCTGCTGAAAAACGTTAATTCCTGGTCCAGCCTGCCATTTTTTTGACCATGTCTGATAATATTAGACAGTTCTCTGTCAAAAAACGGAAAACTCACAAGGATGTCTTCCAGCTTATTCCCTTCACGGAGCTTGAGCTTCACGGCTTTGCCGAGGACACTGTAAAAAGGCTGCTTTTCATTTTTCTCAAAAAGACTCAGCGCCTCAGATATAGATAAGCCCCCATTTAAAAGATAACTGAGCTGCACTGCAAAGAAGTGGGTATAGTAAAGGCGAAGAAACTGACCTGCTGCAGGTACTCTAACCAGGATATTTTTTTGATGGATAGGGGAAAGATTTCTGAATCTGGCAAAATAGTATATAAGCAAAGCGACCAAGCCGAAGAGCAGGATAAGGAGAAAAAATGGGAGAAAATCACCAAACAAATAAACGGCTTTCGTAAAGAAATTTGGCTGAAGCTGCATTGAATCGAATAAGGAAGTGAAACGGGGCAACAGGATTTTATCAACGAAAATAAATAAGAATGCGGTAATGAGCATCAGGAAAATCGGATAGGCCAGCAGCTTTTTCAATTTTTCAGTGTCCCTGCCTTTTCGAAGCACCATTTCGCTTCCTTCAAGAAATGCAGAAGCAAGGCCTCCGTGCTGTTCTGCAAAAAAAACATAGCCAATCAGATTTTTATTAAAGTTCATGTTTGAAAGTATTTGATAAAAAGGAAACCCTTCTCTCAATTGAGAGAGGCACTGCCTGATTTCATGTTTTCTTTTTAGCGGCAGCTGATGTACCAGTGACTCCAGGGCTTCAGATAAAGGGTAGCCTCTGGACAAAAGTTCCCCTGTATTCTTCAAAAACAAACCCTGTTCCTGTATGGTCCATTTATGCTTCTCCATCGTCATGCACCCACCTGCTGTACTCTGTATCCTTTATATAGCCTAGAGCAATCCCTTTAGTTATGACTTCCTTCAGTGTTCGATACTTAACATGGCTGCTTTCCCCTCTTGCCTTCTTTATGGAGGCATTGAGCGCCCTTCCTGCGAGCAATTCAAACACACTCGCCCTTTTCCACCTGCCATATCCATAGCAGAATGGGGAGCATTCCTTTTCACAATATGGACAATTCAATTCGACGAGGCGCTGTGCGGTGACTGCCACCAAAGTCTGCTCAATTTCCAGCATGTTCACTCCAAACTCAGCTAAACGGTAAACAGCCCCCTCGGCATCCCGGGTATGCATGGTGCTTAAAACAAGGTGACCGGTGAGAGCTGCTCTAACTGCAATCTTCGCCGTTTCCGCATCCCGGATTTCACCGACCATAATGATATCGGGGTCATGGCGAAGGATTGCTTTTAAGCCTGCAGAATAAGACACGCCCGCTTTCTCATTCACTTGGACTTGAAGAACTAAGTCATTCTCTTTTTCAATGGGATCTTCCAGGGTGATGACATTGCGATGGAACATATGGGAGGTTTCATTCAGAAGGGAATACAAAGTTGTGGTTTTACCGCTGCCGGTCGGGCCAGTGAAAATAATCAAACCATGAGCATGCTTCAGCAGTGCCAGCATTTTTCTTGTCATGTCTGGAAAAAGGCTGAGCTGGTAAAAAGGAATTTGTTCCTGCTGGGGAAGGATTCTGATAACGAGGCTTTCGCTGTGGCTTGATGGGAGGGTTGAAAAGCGCAGGCCAATCATTTGTCCGTCTACTTCAAGTGAGTATGCACCGCTCTGCGGCCTTCTTTTTTCACCAATATCCATCGATGCTGTAAATTTATAATGGGAAATCAATCTGTCACACTCTTCTTTGGGAAGATAAAGCCTTGGGGTCAATTGGCTGCCGAACCTCAGCTGAATGAGTGTGTCTTTTCTTCGGGGAATGATGTGGATGTCGGAAGCATGGCTTCTGACCGCGTCTCTAATAATTC
It encodes the following:
- the comGA gene encoding competence type IV pilus ATPase ComGA, which gives rise to MSIIERLAERIIRDAVRSHASDIHIIPRRKDTLIQLRFGSQLTPRLYLPKEECDRLISHYKFTASMDIGEKRRPQSGAYSLEVDGQMIGLRFSTLPSSHSESLVIRILPQQEQIPFYQLSLFPDMTRKMLALLKHAHGLIIFTGPTGSGKTTTLYSLLNETSHMFHRNVITLEDPIEKENDLVLQVQVNEKAGVSYSAGLKAILRHDPDIIMVGEIRDAETAKIAVRAALTGHLVLSTMHTRDAEGAVYRLAEFGVNMLEIEQTLVAVTAQRLVELNCPYCEKECSPFCYGYGRWKRASVFELLAGRALNASIKKARGESSHVKYRTLKEVITKGIALGYIKDTEYSRWVHDDGEA
- a CDS encoding shikimate kinase, which gives rise to MKPIYLIGFMGSGKTTIGKELAACLNQEVIDTDEEIVKRENKNINDIFAQHGEGYFRSLESLILIEMDGRAGVITTGGGIVINPENRKRLRETGIVFFLYASPEEIFKRIEKDHSRPLLKGDKKRLIHELYEKRMPLYIETAHVIIDTTNKDKAEIIQEIIDCLE
- the comGF gene encoding competence type IV pilus minor pilin ComGF translates to MKMYGITQRKSVRYLSNKGFTMLEMLFSFSIFLLIVSFLTVGLNFLFQDWKMEARTQRLEWHVFINQLKKEIRLADAANITAGSIVLTIDGKSVLYEKYGSNLRRRVDMKGHEIVLQKLNAITFTSVNGGVEINVSDHFDQKHSAFLYYLMDMEEIDVP
- the comGC gene encoding competence type IV pilus major pilin ComGC, with translation MKWRMLNNNRGFTLIEMMIVLLVISVLLIITIPNVTKHNSKINSKGCDAFVKMVQAQVQAYEIDKKALPSNIQDLVDDDYLNENNTTCPNGKAITISADGKVESEES
- the comGD gene encoding competence type IV pilus minor pilin ComGD is translated as MMKNKAGFTLIESLFVLSIFLIIASVTALLLKPHIFYLEKIMFFSQLKSDLLYAQNYAITHQTDVAIQIIPEENRYFAKEKLAADPIFSREYSGIIEIKPGTMPFYFQYGPGGITNKFGSFYIKADREQYKLTFFIGRGRFNVEKE
- the comGG gene encoding competence type IV pilus minor pilin ComGG, which gives rise to MYRNQEGFSYPLTLTIILAALFLLTIQLDQFISEKRIVNQAETVLMQEYYLLSSFKKTEKMLSENAEPEESGVYSFKKGSVSYEISPVATSLIQITFKTKIGSDKEISGYAYYDTDLQKMIKWIEKN
- a CDS encoding phosphatase; amino-acid sequence: MWRRNEGFFLAELLLSLSGMLLAAGIIFPLVIKALVHSEEVKQEYESTQLLYESLMEAASEGSFPEGKTIKKNQTVYQIFLKENQGFMEVCIRYENVRDNTKEKCEVFK
- the comGB gene encoding competence type IV pilus assembly protein ComGB, coding for MEKHKWTIQEQGLFLKNTGELLSRGYPLSEALESLVHQLPLKRKHEIRQCLSQLREGFPFYQILSNMNFNKNLIGYVFFAEQHGGLASAFLEGSEMVLRKGRDTEKLKKLLAYPIFLMLITAFLFIFVDKILLPRFTSLFDSMQLQPNFFTKAVYLFGDFLPFFLLILLFGLVALLIYYFARFRNLSPIHQKNILVRVPAAGQFLRLYYTHFFAVQLSYLLNGGLSISEALSLFEKNEKQPFYSVLGKAVKLKLREGNKLEDILVSFPFFDRELSNIIRHGQKNGRLDQELTFFSRHCLHKIEEKTEKLLKIFQPVLYMFIGFLIVSMYLAVLLPMFHLLEGF